AAGTACGGCTAATCCATTTGCCATCGGAGCGATCTGCTTTTCCCGCGAGCCGGATCTCTCAAACTGCTGCTCCGTATGGTTCATGTGAACATTTCCATTGGCTAAAATCaaactgctgttgttgttgttgctattttttatttcttcgtgAAGCGTCTTTTTCATATCCAGCAAACGTTGGTTGAGAATTTTTATGATCTGAAACGGAATTGTTAGGCAATTTATCGGTAGTCGAATAAAATAGGAAGCTTACTTTATTCTTGTCCAAAATCTCCATGTGTAAACTATCTAGGGAAGCCAGCTTAGCGTTCTGCTCCAGGTTTGTACTCATCAGTTCATCAATTTGCTTTCGTAGCTCGTTAACCGTgttcaatctaaaaaaaaaaacaagagaattTATGAAGCATTTATTTAGGACAACTCTAGGGAACAACTGCATAATATTGGGTTTGATTATTCAAGGGTTGACGATCCAAGGAATGAGTAAAACGATCTGCTACTGTGGCCCGATCATTTAGTACGGCTCTTCTAATGGTTGACAACTTTCTGAGGCATGACGACCTACCACGGCCCAATGACCTACAAAGGGCTGACAACCTTGACGACCTGCTGCAGTTTGATGAGGTACTACGGCCTAACGAACTTCTACGGACTGAATACCatctacggcctgacgacctactaAGGCCTGACAAAATACTATTTACGGCCTGACGATTTACTACGGTCTAACGACATACTACGGCCGTTTGATGATCTACTTACTACGGCCTTT
This portion of the Uranotaenia lowii strain MFRU-FL unplaced genomic scaffold, ASM2978415v1 HiC_scaffold_717, whole genome shotgun sequence genome encodes:
- the LOC129760671 gene encoding golgin subfamily A member 1-like — protein: MQLFPRVVLNKCFINSLVFFFRLNTVNELRKQIDELMSTNLEQNAKLASLDSLHMEILDKNKIIKILNQRLLDMKKTLHEEIKNSNNNNSSLILANGNVHMNHTEQQFERSGSREKQIAPMANGLAVLQISSNDNISATTMGARISAANGTHKSATGTSSSASSSGIVMDEVNFRYLKHVIIKFLTSREVEARQLVKAVAALLQLSCEEEKLLQDTLTWKMSWFGSRPGQHSQISLSTIPPSS